One Cicer arietinum cultivar CDC Frontier isolate Library 1 chromosome 8, Cicar.CDCFrontier_v2.0, whole genome shotgun sequence DNA segment encodes these proteins:
- the LOC101501568 gene encoding pentatricopeptide repeat-containing protein At1g11290, chloroplastic-like, protein MALREGLEVHCVVLKNGFCVNLYVGTSLVEMFVRSLVSWTAVIVGFARCGDMSEAMKLFDIMPDRDIAASNVMIDGYLKMGCMDLARDLFDKMKDKNVISWTSMVHGYCEDDVVAARFLFDCMPVKNVLSWNAMIRGYCENRRPHDALKLFWEIRGCLDVEMNKVTVVSVLPVVADLSSLDLGVWIHGFVQRNRLDEDVHVYALVDMYAKCGEIGKAKLLFEEMNEKDTSSWNALINGYGVNGCAKEALEVFAAMSREGFEPNEITMTSVLSACNHCGLVEEGRRCFKEMERFGIVPQIEHYGCMIDLLGRVGYLDEAENLIFCVVALSVASSV, encoded by the coding sequence atggctttgagagaaggtttggaggttcattgtgttgttttgaaaaatgggttttgtgttaatttgtatgttgggacttctttggttgaaatgtttgtgagaagtttggtttcttggactgctgttattgttgggtttgctaGGTGTGGGGATATGAGTGAGGCCATGAAGCTTTTTGATATTATGCCTGATAGAGATATTGCtgcttctaatgttatgattgatgggtatttgaaaatggggtgtatggatttggcgagggatttgtttgataagatgaaggataagaatgttatttcttggactagtatggttcatggttattgtgaggatgatgttgtggcggctaggtttttgtttgattgtatgcctgtcaagaatGTGCTTAGTTGGAATGCGATGATTAGGGGATATTGTGAGAATAGACGACCGCACGATGCGTTGAAGTTGTTTTGGGAAATAAGGGGATGTTTGGATGTGGAAATGAATAAAGTGACGGTTGTGAGTGTTCTTCCTGTTGTTGCTGATTTGAGTTCTTTGGATTTGGGTGTTTGGATTCATGGGTTTGTGCAAAGGAACCgacttgatgaagatgttcatgtgtatgctttggttgatatgtatgcaaaatgtggggaaattggaaaagctaaattgctttttgaggagatgaatgaaaaagatacatcgtcgtggaatgctttgataaatggttatggtgtcaatggttgtgcgaaggaagcgttagaagtattcgcagcaatgtcccgggaaggatttgaaccgaatgagataacaatgactagtgtgttatctgcttgcaaccattgtggtttggtagaggaaggaagaagatgcttcaaagaaatggagagatttggaattgtgcctcagattgagcattatggttgtatgattgaccttctaggaagggttggatacttggatgaggctgaaaatttgatcttttgtgttgtcgctctgtctgttgcttcttctgtttga
- the LOC101506714 gene encoding uncharacterized protein, which yields MECERSNIFVLVVDNDDVSLDILANILIAWQYRVITAKNALDAMQHLRDFDGVFDLIITEVHLPGISGIAFQKHVKDDYQIPVIVMSNDRRESVICNSYEYGAAHYIMKPFCAEDFKDIWKIAMDAKKEKLFIENELIIYDQERESFGGDDDVNSLNTLNDAKIKKKYCKRKNDEYQDGDFQVLKKPKLVWTTYLHNLFLLAIKQIGLDKAVPKKILEVMNIPNLTRENVASHLQKYRIFLRDVAEKGMIGGISHRALRSRFASSLPVSVIKEIQAIRTNKLRAPTLQYLQKLSYQNGDDNNVLQQFNQVSSNNNDQFSFLQKGLTLQELDQVRIGKSSLENNVAIQQNKFGISSSSIPTFHQAKNSYNDGANGFHGLMNSSSSFLTRGLNNYGNQNYGLRNLNMTSLNNNSNNVLFQKNNIFIPMSNNPFGVQLNNGFGFNVGANNENVNVGGSFGLVQGGFGLNSVSDVSGGSGSGSGSGSEVPTTFVNAENVAEVNQFVENVNQNNGAANLISENEFKQMEINVADFLMADDNLNLLNEMDVNRVDASGLSNADFNFFQDEQPFEQLRGNEGCFNRFMGDKASSAPTSTIGTQELDVDLIEALFGAKEN from the exons ATGGAGTGTGAGAGATctaatatatttgttttggtTGTTGACAATGATGATGTTTCTTTGGATATTCTTGCAAATATTCTCATCGCATGGCAATATAGAG TTATCACTGCTAAAAATGCTCTTGATGCTATGCAACATCTTCGAGACTTTGATGGAGTTTTTGATCTCATAATTACAGAAGTTCATTTACCAGGAATTAGTGGAATTGCATTTCAAAAACATGTTAAAGATGATTATCAAATTCCTGTAATAG TGATGTCTAATGATAGAAGGGAGAGTGTAATTTGCAATAGCTATGAATATGGAGCAGCACATTATATAATGAAACCATTTTGTGCTGAGGATTTCAAAGACATTTGGAAAATTGCTATGGATGCAAAGAAAGAGAAACTATTCattgaaaatgaattaataatatatgatcaAGAAAGAGAGTCATTTGGTGGTGATGATGATGTTAACTCACTTAACACATTGAATGATGCTaagattaaaaagaaatattgcaagagaaagaatgatgaatatcAAGATGGTGATTTTCAAGTTTTGAAAAAACCTAAGCTTGTTTGGACAACTTATCTTCACAATCTTTTTCTTCTTGCTATCAAGCAAATTGGATTGGACA AGGCTGTGCCAAAGAAAATTCTGGAGGTGATGAATATTCCAAACTTGACAAGAGAAAATGTAGCAAGTCACTTACAg AAATATCGCATATTTCTGAGAGATGTAGCTGAGAAAGGAATGATTGGAGGAATATCTCACAGGGCATTAAGGTCAAGATTTGCTTCAAGTCTTCCAGTTTCAGTGATCAAAGAAATCCAAGCTATAAGAACAAACAAACTTCGTGCACCAACTCTTCAATATTTGCAAAAACTATCATACCAAAATGGTGATGATAACAATGTTCTTCAACAATTCAACCAAGTTTCAAGCAACAACAATGATCAATTCTCTTTTTTACAAAAAGGGTTGACTCTTCAAGAATTGGATCAAGTTAGAATTGGTAAATCAAGTTTGGAAAACAATGTTGCTATTCAACAAAACAAGTTTGGAATAAGCTCTTCTTCAATTCCAACTTTTCATCAAGCAAAAAATTCATACAATGATGGTGCTAATGGATTTCATGGATTAATGAATTCTTCTTCAAGTTTCTTAACAAGGGGTTTGAATAATTATGGTAACCAAAATTATGGTTTAAGAAATTTGAACATGACATCATTGAACAACAACTCTAATAATGTTCTATTtcagaaaaataacatttttattcCAATGAGTAATAACCCTTTTGGAGTTCAACTCAATAATGGATTTGGTTTCAATGTTGGagcaaataatgaaaatgtgaATGTTGGTGGAagctttggtttggttcaaGGAGGGTTTGGTTTGAATTCTGTTTCTGATGTTAGTGGTGGAAGTGGAAGTGGAAGTGGAAGTGGAAGTGAGGTTCCAACAACATTTGTGAATGCTGAAAATGTTGCTGAGGTTAATCAATTTGTGGAAAATGTGAATCAAAATAATGGTGCTGCTAATTTAATCAGTGAGAATGAGTTCAAGCAAATGGAAATTAATGTTGCTGATTTCTTGATGGCTGATGATAATCTGAATCTTCTTAATGAG ATGGATGTGAACCGTGTTGATGCAAGTGGATTGTCGAATGCTGACTTTAATTTCTTCCAAGATGAGCAACCCTTTGAGCAG TTGCGAGGAAATGAAGGATGTTTTAATAGGTTCATGGGGGACAAAGCTTCTTCAGCACCTACTTCAACCATTGGAACTCAG GAATTGGATGTGGATCTTATTGAAGCCCTATTTGGTGCTAAGGAAAACTAG